The following are encoded together in the Pedobacter sp. D749 genome:
- a CDS encoding penicillin acylase family protein encodes MNKIKAIFCIVIPIALGFLFNTKLGSTPPLLKFLNPFMGFWQNAENNHFMFNHKAKIKGAIDKIEIVFDDRMIPHIFAQNDHDLYLAQGYVTAMHRLWQMDFQTRFAAGRISEVVGDKAIEVDRYQRRMGMVYGAENSLKGMMADPKAKEMILAYTEGINAYIKTLSKANYPLEYKILDFKPENWTPVKCALLLKQMSAVLAMGSDEFYMTNILKKFGPEVTKNLFPDYPFREDPIIPVGTKWNFSPLPIPKTPESFTQAQTGEVKTTEKVEGIGSNNWALSGTKTASGYPILANDPHLDLTLPSIWYQIQLHAPGVNTYGVSLPGAPGVIIGFNQKIAWGVTNVAADVLDFYQIKFKDSSHNEYWYNNKWKATTKRLETIKIRGGKDEIDTVYYTHHGPVVYFQKPKYGRADNVPVGDALRWIAHDESNELMTFYYLNRGKNYNDYCKALTFYTAPAQNFVFASIDNDIAITPNGKFPLKWKDQGKFILDGTDPAYDWQGWIPNAQNPTVKNPPRGFVSSANQSSTDPTYPYYINWEFAPYERGKRINDRLSAMNKATLDSIRLMQTDNYSIVAQNLVPALLPLLNNEQLNATQKEALAYLKKWNKRYDAHEIAASVFEIWTKRLSYDIWADEFEVKGIPMRYPSRDRTVEMILKEPNATWYDNINTSKKETLSDLVNEAFKYSCDSLERRFGPINKDWDWANVKQTNVPHLAKIPGFGSKVLQIGGNKGTINALNETNGPSWRMVIELGKTPKGHGVYPGGQSGNPGSKFYDNMIDTWANGKLYDLFYMQSPDDQSGTVISRLKISK; translated from the coding sequence ATGAATAAAATTAAAGCCATTTTCTGCATCGTCATTCCGATAGCATTAGGTTTTTTATTTAATACCAAATTAGGCAGTACGCCTCCATTGTTAAAATTTCTAAATCCTTTTATGGGTTTCTGGCAAAATGCAGAGAATAATCATTTTATGTTTAACCATAAAGCGAAGATTAAAGGTGCCATAGATAAAATCGAAATCGTTTTTGACGACCGCATGATTCCACATATTTTTGCGCAGAATGATCACGATCTGTATCTGGCACAAGGTTATGTAACCGCCATGCACCGCCTTTGGCAAATGGATTTCCAGACCCGTTTTGCCGCGGGGAGAATTAGTGAAGTTGTGGGCGACAAAGCGATAGAGGTAGACCGGTATCAACGCCGGATGGGCATGGTTTATGGCGCAGAAAACTCGTTAAAAGGTATGATGGCGGATCCCAAAGCAAAAGAAATGATCCTGGCTTATACCGAAGGGATTAATGCTTACATCAAAACACTCTCTAAAGCCAATTATCCCTTAGAATATAAGATACTCGATTTTAAACCCGAAAACTGGACTCCTGTAAAATGTGCTTTACTGTTAAAACAGATGTCGGCAGTGTTAGCCATGGGTTCTGATGAATTTTACATGACCAATATCTTGAAAAAATTCGGCCCGGAAGTGACGAAAAATCTTTTTCCGGATTACCCTTTCCGCGAAGACCCGATTATACCTGTGGGCACAAAATGGAATTTCTCTCCATTACCAATCCCTAAAACGCCTGAAAGCTTCACTCAGGCTCAAACCGGTGAGGTTAAAACAACTGAAAAAGTAGAAGGTATTGGCAGTAATAACTGGGCATTATCTGGCACTAAAACTGCATCAGGATATCCCATCTTAGCCAACGATCCCCATTTAGATTTAACACTTCCATCAATCTGGTACCAGATTCAGCTACATGCACCTGGCGTAAATACTTATGGTGTTTCTTTACCTGGTGCCCCTGGCGTAATTATTGGCTTTAACCAGAAAATAGCCTGGGGTGTAACCAATGTTGCTGCTGATGTGCTTGATTTCTATCAGATCAAGTTTAAGGATTCGAGCCACAATGAGTATTGGTATAACAATAAATGGAAAGCCACAACCAAAAGACTGGAGACCATTAAAATCCGCGGCGGGAAAGATGAAATCGATACTGTTTACTACACCCATCATGGGCCAGTGGTATATTTCCAGAAACCAAAATACGGTAGGGCCGATAACGTACCTGTTGGCGATGCATTGAGGTGGATAGCGCATGATGAATCGAATGAACTCATGACTTTTTATTACCTCAACCGCGGCAAAAACTATAACGACTACTGCAAGGCTTTAACTTTTTATACGGCACCAGCTCAGAACTTCGTTTTTGCCAGTATAGATAATGATATTGCCATTACGCCAAATGGAAAATTTCCTTTAAAATGGAAAGATCAGGGCAAATTTATACTGGATGGAACAGACCCTGCGTACGATTGGCAGGGATGGATCCCAAATGCACAGAATCCAACGGTTAAAAATCCGCCACGCGGTTTTGTGAGTTCAGCCAACCAGTCTTCTACCGATCCCACTTATCCATATTACATTAACTGGGAATTTGCACCATACGAGCGGGGCAAGCGCATCAACGACCGTTTATCAGCGATGAATAAAGCTACTTTAGACAGTATCCGCCTGATGCAGACCGACAACTATAGTATTGTGGCGCAAAACCTGGTGCCTGCATTATTGCCTTTACTGAACAATGAACAGTTAAATGCCACACAAAAAGAAGCATTGGCTTACCTGAAAAAATGGAACAAACGTTATGATGCACACGAAATTGCAGCCAGTGTATTCGAAATATGGACCAAACGCTTATCGTATGATATCTGGGCAGATGAATTTGAAGTGAAAGGCATTCCGATGCGTTACCCCTCAAGAGACCGTACGGTAGAGATGATTTTGAAAGAACCCAATGCAACCTGGTATGATAATATCAATACCAGCAAAAAAGAAACATTATCTGATCTGGTTAACGAAGCTTTTAAATATAGCTGCGACAGTTTGGAGAGGCGCTTTGGGCCAATAAATAAAGATTGGGATTGGGCAAATGTAAAACAGACCAATGTACCACACCTGGCCAAAATACCTGGGTTCGGCTCGAAGGTTTTACAGATTGGTGGCAACAAAGGCACTATTAATGCTTTGAACGAAACCAATGGGCCTTCATGGCGGATGGTAATTGAACTGGGTAAAACGCCAAAAGGGCATGGTGTTTATCCAGGCGGACAATCGGGTAATCCTGGAAGCAAATTTTATGATAATATGATCGATACCTGGGCAAATGGTAAATTGTACGATCTGTTTTATATGCAAAGTCCTGATGATCAATCGGGCACGGTTATTTCTCGTTTAAAAATTTCTAAATAG
- a CDS encoding TonB-dependent receptor produces MSRIFTQIFYVLIFVFAGNMAAQAQSITVSGTVKDKQSKEGLAGVSLTIKGQSGGTASTANGSFSFSTTAKVPFTLVASYVGYGTVEQQITGSTSGINLEIETAVVLGGDVVVSASRTPERILESPVSIERMSAATIREIAAPSFYDALNNMKGVESSAQSLTFKSINTRGFNSNGNTRFNQYIDGMDNQAPGLNFSVGNIVGITELDIDNVELLPGASSALYGAGGINGTLLMTSKDPFKYPGASFQYKTGVNHVNDDNSSVQPFNQLDVRMAKSWNNKFGVKAAFSFLQAKDWYGNNFSNFDRVSRTVKSGDRSDPNYDGINTYGDELSQNMRNVAQSVLASGTATFVKNYGLATGGMVPSQTQINSFLSTNAQTRPFYAGLNTPGLIPNQNITRNGYQEADLVDYNTKSLKASGALYYNISSTVQATLQANWGTGTSVYTGSDRYSLRNFNIGQYKLELKGEDFMLRGYTTQERSGDSYISSILGSYINEKSKISQAWFPEYVGNYVGARSLGQTDAQAQITARTAANSASSGGSAYFAPGSPQFLQAKDEIMNTTISASDPSKGIYGAKFDDKSNLYHYEGLYNFTNLFNKVVEFQVGASYRLYDLNSAGTIFNDLNESIDIKEYGAFGQIGKKFFNDKVKFTFAGRYDKSQNFEGRFTPRVTGVFTVAKNNNIRVSYQTGYRNPTTQNQYIDLSVGGGSQRLIGGLPEIIFSKYHLDTNKPYTDVSYRAFLASAATTGAPNPALLKQYNFDAKGVRPESVQSYELGYKGLLLPNLLLDAYGYYNIYKDFITAVDVYQNVGGSFVKFGVPVNAEGKVTSYGAALGLDYLVGKWNVSGNVSYNQIGDLPVNYINDFNTPKIRYNLGLGNKEIIKNFGFNVSYRWQDQFYWNSSFASGQVPAYSSLDAQVSLRIPSVQSVIKLGGSNVLNKYYFTSYGNPSAGAIYYVAISFNP; encoded by the coding sequence ATGAGCAGAATTTTTACACAGATCTTCTATGTGTTAATATTTGTGTTTGCTGGTAATATGGCAGCACAGGCACAGAGTATTACGGTAAGCGGAACCGTAAAGGATAAGCAATCTAAAGAAGGACTAGCAGGAGTTAGTTTAACCATTAAAGGCCAATCGGGTGGTACCGCATCAACAGCCAATGGAAGTTTCAGCTTTAGTACAACGGCAAAAGTGCCCTTTACTTTAGTCGCATCCTATGTAGGATATGGTACAGTAGAACAGCAGATTACCGGAAGCACTTCAGGTATTAATCTGGAAATAGAAACTGCAGTTGTATTAGGAGGAGATGTAGTTGTTTCTGCTTCGCGTACACCAGAGCGTATTTTAGAATCGCCTGTTTCCATCGAGCGGATGAGTGCTGCCACCATCAGGGAAATCGCTGCGCCATCGTTTTACGATGCTTTGAACAATATGAAAGGTGTAGAAAGCAGTGCGCAGAGTTTAACTTTCAAGTCGATTAACACGCGTGGTTTTAATTCTAATGGTAATACCCGCTTTAATCAATATATCGATGGAATGGATAACCAGGCGCCGGGATTAAATTTCTCGGTAGGAAATATAGTAGGTATTACGGAACTCGATATAGATAATGTAGAGCTCTTACCAGGCGCTTCATCTGCCCTGTATGGTGCGGGTGGTATTAATGGAACTTTGTTAATGACTTCAAAAGATCCTTTTAAATATCCGGGAGCTAGTTTTCAATATAAAACAGGTGTAAATCACGTTAATGACGATAATAGCAGTGTACAGCCATTTAATCAGCTGGATGTACGCATGGCAAAATCATGGAACAATAAATTCGGGGTAAAGGCTGCCTTTTCATTTTTGCAGGCCAAAGATTGGTACGGAAACAACTTCTCAAACTTTGACAGGGTATCAAGAACGGTAAAAAGTGGGGATCGGAGCGATCCGAATTATGACGGGATCAATACTTATGGAGATGAGTTAAGCCAAAATATGAGAAATGTGGCGCAAAGTGTGCTGGCTTCAGGAACAGCAACTTTCGTTAAGAATTATGGATTAGCAACCGGAGGAATGGTTCCAAGTCAAACCCAGATTAATTCATTTCTTTCTACAAATGCCCAAACCAGACCATTTTATGCAGGATTGAATACTCCGGGTTTAATACCGAATCAAAATATTACCAGAAATGGGTATCAGGAGGCTGATCTTGTAGATTATAACACCAAGTCATTGAAAGCATCCGGTGCATTATATTACAATATCAGTAGCACCGTTCAGGCAACTTTACAGGCTAATTGGGGAACAGGGACTTCGGTTTACACTGGATCTGACCGTTATTCATTACGTAACTTCAATATTGGCCAGTACAAATTGGAGCTAAAGGGAGAGGATTTCATGTTACGTGGTTATACCACACAAGAACGTTCTGGCGATTCTTATATTTCTTCTATTTTGGGAAGTTATATTAACGAAAAATCTAAAATTTCTCAGGCTTGGTTCCCTGAATACGTAGGTAATTATGTTGGTGCAAGATCGCTCGGACAAACTGATGCACAAGCACAAATTACCGCAAGAACGGCTGCCAACTCTGCTTCAAGTGGCGGTAGTGCGTATTTTGCTCCTGGCTCACCACAATTTTTGCAGGCAAAAGATGAGATTATGAATACGACGATCAGTGCATCCGATCCGAGTAAAGGTATTTACGGTGCTAAATTCGACGATAAATCTAACTTATATCATTATGAAGGATTATATAATTTTACCAACCTTTTCAACAAAGTGGTAGAGTTTCAGGTAGGTGCATCTTATCGTTTATATGATTTAAATTCAGCCGGAACAATTTTTAACGATTTAAATGAATCTATCGATATTAAGGAATACGGTGCATTTGGACAAATAGGTAAAAAGTTCTTTAACGATAAAGTGAAATTTACCTTTGCCGGTCGTTATGATAAAAGCCAGAATTTTGAAGGCCGGTTTACCCCAAGGGTAACCGGAGTGTTTACAGTTGCCAAAAACAACAACATCAGGGTTTCTTACCAAACAGGTTACCGTAACCCAACTACACAGAACCAGTACATCGATCTGTCTGTTGGAGGTGGTTCGCAGAGATTAATTGGTGGCTTGCCAGAAATTATATTCAGCAAATACCATTTAGATACCAACAAACCCTATACTGATGTGAGTTACCGCGCATTCCTGGCTTCGGCAGCAACCACCGGAGCACCAAATCCGGCATTATTAAAGCAATATAATTTTGATGCAAAAGGTGTTCGTCCAGAAAGTGTTCAGTCTTACGAGTTGGGTTACAAAGGTTTACTCTTACCTAATTTGTTGCTTGATGCATATGGTTATTACAATATTTACAAAGATTTTATTACCGCAGTTGATGTATACCAGAATGTTGGAGGAAGTTTTGTGAAATTCGGCGTTCCGGTTAATGCAGAAGGTAAAGTAACTTCTTATGGTGCAGCTTTAGGTCTTGATTACCTTGTGGGTAAATGGAATGTAAGCGGTAACGTTTCTTACAACCAGATCGGAGATTTGCCGGTTAACTACATTAACGATTTTAATACGCCTAAAATCCGTTATAACCTGGGATTGGGTAATAAAGAAATTATTAAAAACTTTGGTTTCAATGTTTCTTACCGTTGGCAAGATCAATTCTACTGGAATTCTTCTTTTGCCTCAGGTCAGGTGCCTGCATACAGCTCGCTTGATGCGCAGGTAAGTTTAAGAATCCCTTCAGTACAATCGGTAATTAAACTTGGTGGTTCTAACGTATTGAACAAATATTATTTTACTTCTTATGGTAACCCATCGGCAGGAGCAATCTACTACGTGGCCATTAGTTTTAATCCATAG
- a CDS encoding TlpA disulfide reductase family protein — protein MKKIAVALIFISSLPLFTLGQTKNLKNFTISGEVNVDTGTVQLIPNELNKALYPTGFKSIIAKINKGKFKFNGQIDGPVWMYFKIGDKYQSAGTAINTGEQRISIDTASNYGDPINDNLVMKDAKSYDKAFMIVENQRKQYKLHYDSLFNIYGRKFPEELELKSMKELKATYIAHDATLLSFVKENPNSYYALYKLYALLNFGYNTTLGNTFEHFSTLLKTSRLGQATLQRILSLKQIAIGETLPNFNVFNLKGGKIADNPYNSNKLTLVDMWYSHCMPCIAQFEDLKAIRNAFQDKGFEIIGISTDKTKYVEDWKLAIDKYKLTWPQYLDLNGIETSKYGIHIFPTSLLVNQQGKIVATGLSTVELKDFLKNNL, from the coding sequence ATGAAAAAAATTGCCGTAGCCTTAATCTTTATCTCGTCACTTCCACTCTTTACTCTCGGGCAAACAAAAAATTTAAAAAACTTTACCATTTCAGGAGAGGTAAATGTTGATACAGGAACTGTTCAACTTATCCCGAATGAATTAAACAAAGCGCTTTATCCAACTGGTTTTAAATCAATAATAGCGAAAATAAATAAAGGAAAATTCAAATTTAACGGGCAGATAGATGGACCCGTGTGGATGTACTTTAAAATTGGAGATAAATATCAATCTGCAGGCACAGCTATAAACACAGGAGAGCAGCGTATTTCTATTGATACTGCATCAAATTACGGAGATCCAATAAATGATAATTTGGTTATGAAAGATGCCAAGAGTTATGACAAGGCATTTATGATCGTAGAGAACCAACGCAAGCAATATAAATTACATTACGATAGTTTGTTTAATATTTATGGCAGAAAATTCCCGGAAGAACTTGAGCTGAAATCAATGAAGGAGCTGAAAGCAACCTATATTGCTCACGATGCTACACTGTTATCGTTTGTTAAGGAAAATCCAAATTCTTATTATGCACTTTACAAATTATACGCTCTTTTGAATTTTGGCTACAATACCACTTTGGGAAACACCTTTGAACATTTTTCAACACTGCTGAAAACATCAAGACTTGGCCAGGCTACTCTGCAACGGATTTTATCTTTGAAACAGATCGCTATTGGAGAAACACTCCCAAACTTCAACGTTTTTAACTTAAAAGGGGGAAAAATTGCAGACAACCCATACAATTCCAACAAATTAACACTTGTAGATATGTGGTATAGTCATTGCATGCCCTGTATCGCACAATTTGAAGACTTAAAAGCAATCAGAAACGCATTCCAAGATAAGGGATTCGAAATCATTGGAATATCAACAGATAAAACCAAATATGTAGAAGATTGGAAACTTGCCATCGACAAATATAAACTGACATGGCCCCAGTATTTAGATTTAAACGGAATTGAAACCAGCAAATATGGTATCCACATTTTCCCTACGAGCTTGCTGGTTAACCAGCAAGGTAAAATTGTAGCTACAGGACTTTCTACTGTGGAGTTGAAGGATTTTTTGAAAAATAATCTTTAG
- a CDS encoding glycoside hydrolase family 31 protein — MEAQNDKPNEASDLIEKEQEVQHLNNPVDISVKPIVKQYLGSVKKVKKEGNRFYFSDGDARVEIRVVSDDMIRVRLAPHGVFLDDFSYAVPEVDQKVSVFKMQEHDDHYTVSTHSVTCKIEKANFHISFHDNITNVMMVDEANSMHWEENVDFGGYYIYATKKCHPEENFFGLGDKSGNFNLRGRRFENWNTDAYSFGWNQDPLYRTIPFYIGLHNQAAYGIFFDNTFKSYFDFGSEDVNKTSFWADGGELQYYYIHGPHIMDVVKRYATLTGTHPMPPKWTLGYQQCRWSYYPETKVKEIARQFRERKIPCDAIYLDIDYMDGYRCFTWNKKYFPDPRRMIKELSDDGFKTVVMIDPGIKVDDDYWVFKEGKEKRFFCRRSDDYYMEGHVWPGRCQFPDFTNPKVRSWWGNLYKELVDMGVAGFWNDMNEPAVFGSGTFPNDVRHNYDGYRGSHRKAHNVYGMQMVRSTYEGLKKLMRNKRPFTITRAGYSGMQRYASVWTGDNIATWEHLKIGNIQCQRLSVSGVPFCGTDIGGFSGEPDGELFTRWIQLGTFSPFMRAHSAGDTAEREPWSFGQFFEDINRKFIELRYRLMPYLYSVFWEHHRYGFPILRPLVMLEQENISNSFRQDEFCYGDKLLICPVLEQGAISRKVYLPKGTWYNFWTNEVLDGGNEYTVDAKIDSMPMFVRAGTVLPEYPVMQYVDEKSITEVILNIYHSDYEVNSYMYEDHGDTFAYEQDIYLEKKFTVKGDTQAIKVSQRNEGLYTPNYEFYVCNVIGVKFQVKKIIIDNKEVKDFYTDDQNILHFQCNKNFTDIQILSL; from the coding sequence ATGGAAGCGCAAAACGACAAACCTAACGAGGCAAGTGATCTGATCGAAAAGGAACAGGAAGTACAGCATTTAAACAATCCAGTTGATATATCGGTAAAACCAATCGTTAAACAATACCTTGGTTCAGTTAAAAAGGTAAAAAAAGAGGGCAACCGCTTTTATTTTTCTGATGGGGATGCGAGAGTAGAAATTCGGGTAGTAAGTGATGATATGATCAGGGTTCGCCTGGCACCACATGGCGTTTTTCTTGATGATTTTTCTTATGCGGTACCTGAGGTAGACCAGAAAGTTTCTGTTTTTAAGATGCAGGAACATGATGATCATTATACCGTTTCTACCCATTCGGTAACCTGTAAAATAGAAAAGGCAAATTTCCATATTTCTTTCCACGATAATATTACCAATGTGATGATGGTTGATGAAGCCAACTCTATGCACTGGGAAGAAAATGTAGATTTTGGTGGTTATTATATCTACGCAACCAAAAAATGCCACCCTGAAGAGAATTTCTTTGGTTTGGGAGATAAATCCGGTAATTTTAACCTGCGCGGCAGGCGTTTCGAAAACTGGAATACCGATGCCTATTCTTTTGGATGGAACCAGGATCCACTTTACCGTACAATACCTTTTTATATTGGTTTGCATAATCAGGCAGCCTACGGTATCTTCTTCGATAATACCTTTAAATCGTATTTCGATTTCGGTTCGGAAGATGTAAATAAAACAAGTTTCTGGGCTGATGGAGGAGAACTTCAATACTATTATATCCACGGGCCACATATTATGGACGTGGTTAAACGTTACGCAACTTTAACCGGTACGCACCCAATGCCGCCAAAATGGACTTTGGGCTATCAGCAGTGTCGTTGGAGTTATTATCCTGAAACAAAAGTTAAAGAAATAGCCAGGCAGTTCAGGGAGCGTAAAATTCCTTGCGACGCCATTTATCTGGATATCGATTACATGGATGGCTACCGCTGTTTTACCTGGAATAAAAAGTACTTTCCGGATCCGCGGAGAATGATTAAAGAACTTTCTGATGATGGCTTTAAAACTGTGGTCATGATTGATCCAGGAATTAAGGTGGATGATGATTACTGGGTTTTTAAAGAAGGAAAAGAGAAAAGATTTTTCTGTCGCCGCAGCGACGATTATTATATGGAAGGGCATGTTTGGCCGGGCCGTTGTCAGTTTCCCGATTTTACCAATCCAAAAGTACGGAGCTGGTGGGGTAATTTATACAAAGAGTTGGTAGACATGGGTGTTGCAGGTTTCTGGAACGATATGAATGAACCAGCTGTGTTTGGCTCAGGAACTTTCCCTAACGATGTTCGTCATAATTATGATGGTTACCGCGGCTCGCACCGTAAGGCACATAATGTTTATGGTATGCAGATGGTACGTTCTACTTACGAGGGATTAAAAAAACTGATGCGCAATAAACGCCCGTTTACTATTACAAGAGCTGGTTATTCAGGCATGCAGCGTTATGCCAGTGTATGGACGGGTGATAATATTGCAACCTGGGAACATTTAAAGATTGGAAATATTCAGTGCCAGCGTTTATCGGTTTCTGGTGTGCCTTTCTGTGGAACAGATATTGGTGGGTTTAGCGGCGAACCGGATGGTGAATTATTTACCCGTTGGATTCAGTTGGGTACATTTTCTCCTTTTATGCGTGCACACTCTGCCGGCGACACCGCTGAACGGGAACCCTGGAGCTTTGGTCAGTTTTTCGAAGATATTAACCGTAAGTTTATCGAATTAAGGTACCGTTTAATGCCTTACCTGTATTCGGTATTTTGGGAGCATCACCGTTATGGTTTTCCTATTTTAAGACCGCTGGTAATGCTTGAACAGGAAAATATTAGTAACAGTTTCCGTCAGGATGAGTTCTGTTATGGTGATAAATTGTTAATCTGCCCGGTTTTAGAACAGGGTGCAATCTCCAGAAAAGTTTATCTTCCAAAAGGAACCTGGTATAACTTCTGGACGAATGAGGTATTGGATGGTGGTAACGAATATACCGTTGATGCCAAAATAGACAGTATGCCGATGTTTGTGCGTGCAGGTACAGTTTTACCAGAATATCCGGTAATGCAATATGTAGACGAAAAATCGATTACTGAAGTAATATTGAATATCTACCATAGCGATTATGAAGTAAATTCGTACATGTATGAAGATCATGGCGATACATTTGCCTATGAGCAAGATATTTATCTCGAAAAGAAATTTACGGTAAAAGGCGATACACAGGCCATTAAGGTTAGCCAACGTAATGAAGGTTTGTACACGCCTAATTATGAATTTTACGTTTGTAATGTTATTGGTGTAAAATTCCAGGTTAAAAAGATCATTATCGATAATAAAGAGGTGAAAGATTTTTATACCGATGATCAGAATATACTGCACTTTCAGTGCAATAAAAACTTTACCGATATACAGATTTTAAGTCTGTAA